Proteins from one Ketobacter alkanivorans genomic window:
- a CDS encoding flagellar protein MotY codes for MWRNLLIWIVVLVSSPVMAHTYVARVDEAVWHLDPSPLKCRLWQAVPNYGDAVFEVAAGESLQFYMDMYRPVKRAGQAQMLIEAPEWRDGLAAKAIGKTTFKVGRRPIELAEEVASELLAELQVGMTPSFIHPGWYGKHDVSVGVSAVNFQSAYMGYVSCVASLYPASYKELQQSYLHFETNKYGIKGALKERLDLIAGYVSVDTSVKKVYVDGHTDSVGRRGHNWELSRLRAKAVQEYLEQKGVFSDMIVMQYYGEGRPAKKNSTNNNKAFNRRVLVRLQR; via the coding sequence ATGTGGCGTAACTTACTGATCTGGATTGTGGTTTTAGTCTCATCCCCGGTAATGGCACATACTTATGTGGCGCGGGTGGATGAGGCCGTGTGGCATCTGGATCCCTCACCCCTAAAATGCCGTTTGTGGCAGGCGGTGCCCAACTATGGCGACGCTGTGTTCGAGGTTGCTGCCGGGGAATCCTTACAATTCTATATGGATATGTATCGGCCGGTTAAACGGGCCGGTCAGGCTCAGATGTTGATTGAGGCACCCGAATGGCGCGATGGGTTGGCTGCGAAAGCCATTGGCAAAACCACGTTTAAGGTCGGGCGCAGGCCAATAGAGTTAGCCGAAGAAGTGGCCAGTGAGCTGTTGGCAGAGCTGCAGGTGGGTATGACGCCATCTTTTATTCACCCTGGCTGGTACGGTAAACACGATGTTTCTGTTGGGGTGTCCGCGGTCAATTTTCAAAGTGCCTATATGGGCTATGTGTCATGCGTTGCCAGCCTTTATCCTGCCAGCTACAAAGAGCTGCAGCAGTCGTACCTGCATTTTGAAACCAATAAATATGGCATCAAGGGCGCGCTGAAAGAGCGCCTGGATCTGATTGCGGGGTACGTATCAGTCGATACTTCGGTGAAAAAGGTGTACGTGGATGGGCACACGGACAGTGTGGGCCGTCGGGGCCACAACTGGGAGCTTTCTCGCTTGCGGGCCAAGGCGGTACAAGAGTATTTGGAACAGAAGGGCGTGTTTTCGGACATGATCGTGATGCAATATTACGGTGAAGGGCGTCCGGCCAAAAAGAACTCTACCAACAACAATAAGGCGTTCAATCGTCGAGTATTGGTGCGACTCCAGCGCTAA
- a CDS encoding argininosuccinate synthase, which translates to MSDIKKVVLAYSGGLDTSVIVKWLQESYGCEVVTFTADLGQGEEVEPARAKAQAMGIKEIYIEDVREEFVRDYVFPMFRANTIYEGEYLLGTSIARPLIAKRLVEIAEETGADAISHGATGKGNDQVRFELGAYALTPGIEVIAPWREWDLTSRETLMAYAEKHNIPVDFSKAGKKSPYSMDANLLHISYEGGILEDPWAEPEEDMWRWSVSPEAAPDQPTYIELTYEKGDIVAIDGEPLKAHEVLEKLNKLGGANGVGRLDIVENRYVGMKSRGAYETPGGTIMMRAHRAIESITLDREVAHLKDSLMPKYAELIYNGYWWSPERKMLQTMIDESQDVVNGVVRVKLYKGNVTVVGRKSDDTLFDDRIATFEDDAGAYDQKDAAGFIKLNALRLRIAANKGRRLK; encoded by the coding sequence ATGTCTGACATCAAAAAGGTGGTTTTGGCCTATTCTGGCGGTCTTGATACGTCTGTTATCGTAAAGTGGCTTCAAGAAAGCTACGGGTGCGAAGTGGTTACTTTTACTGCTGACCTGGGTCAGGGTGAAGAAGTGGAGCCGGCTCGCGCCAAGGCTCAAGCCATGGGCATCAAAGAAATTTACATTGAAGACGTGCGGGAGGAGTTTGTTCGCGATTACGTATTCCCCATGTTCCGCGCCAACACCATATATGAAGGCGAATACCTGCTGGGCACCTCCATTGCTCGCCCATTGATTGCAAAGCGACTGGTGGAAATCGCGGAAGAAACTGGCGCTGATGCTATTTCCCACGGTGCCACCGGTAAAGGCAACGATCAGGTACGTTTTGAGCTAGGGGCCTACGCGTTGACCCCCGGCATCGAGGTAATTGCACCCTGGCGTGAATGGGATCTCACATCCCGTGAAACGCTTATGGCGTATGCCGAGAAGCACAATATCCCGGTTGATTTCTCTAAGGCGGGTAAAAAATCCCCGTATTCAATGGATGCCAACCTGCTGCATATTTCCTATGAAGGCGGCATTCTGGAAGACCCCTGGGCCGAGCCTGAAGAAGATATGTGGCGCTGGTCCGTAAGCCCGGAAGCCGCCCCCGATCAGCCCACCTATATAGAGCTGACCTATGAAAAAGGCGATATTGTGGCCATTGATGGCGAGCCATTGAAAGCCCATGAAGTATTGGAAAAGCTGAATAAGCTGGGCGGAGCCAACGGTGTAGGGCGATTGGATATTGTTGAAAACCGCTATGTGGGCATGAAATCCCGTGGCGCTTATGAAACGCCCGGTGGCACCATCATGATGCGTGCTCACCGTGCCATTGAATCCATTACGTTGGATCGTGAAGTGGCCCACCTGAAAGACAGCCTGATGCCCAAGTACGCCGAGTTGATCTATAACGGCTATTGGTGGAGCCCAGAGCGCAAGATGCTGCAAACGATGATTGATGAATCCCAGGATGTGGTAAACGGTGTGGTACGGGTAAAACTGTATAAAGGCAACGTTACGGTGGTGGGGCGTAAGTCCGATGATACGCTGTTCGACGACCGAATCGCGACCTTCGAAGACGATGCGGGCGCCTATGATCAAAAAGACGCAGCCGGTTTCATTAAGCTGAATGCACTGCGTTTGCGCATTGCTGCCAACAAGGGCCGCAGATTGAAATAG